CGTGTTCAGACCATTTTATAGGTACACCCTGCCAAAAACAGGTCTTTTTTTTCCAATTACCCCCTCAACCAACACCATCCCAGCAGTTCGTACAAAAATGAGGCCCCCGACTTCGTCGGGAGCCTACATCAATAGCGACTAATCAGCAATTAAAGGCGATCAACTACTTCAGAACGGCGTTCTTGCCAGAGACAGAGCCGTTGTGGTCAATACGAACAAGGTAGCGGCCGCTCGGGACATTTTCACCGTTCCAGCGGAGCGTGTTGAAACCCGGCTGGGCGTTGTCGGCGCGGAGGGTTGCCACTTCAGCACCATCGGAGTTCAAGATCGTAACGACAGCATTCCCCGCAGAAGACAGGTTGAAGCTGATAGACTTGCGGTTGAAGCCCTTAAGCGAAGAAGAGGCAGGCTTGTTCAGCTGCTTGCTCGCCTTGGGAGCGAATTCATTCGCGCGTTGCACATAAATGCCGTTCAGGTTCGTGGCATTCACGTTCTTGTCGGTAGCGACCAGCGAACCCTGCTGGAGCACGGCAACGAGCTGCTTGCTATTGCTTTCGGTAGCGGCAGCATAGGTTTCAAGTTCCTGAGCGTTGAACTCAGACTTCTTGTACCAGGATTCCACCTTTTCGCTTTCCAGATCCTTCACGGTAATCTGGGCGCGGCGGATGACAGTCGTATAAGATTCACCTTCGCTCGTATAAGTAATTTCGAGAGGCTTGTTCACCTGACCGCGGAGCATAGACTTGGACTGTTCGATGTCGTTGCCCTTGAGGCTCACACCGTCGACGGCAGTAATCACGTCGCCGGCCTGAAGTTTGGTTTCGGCGGCGGGAGTGCCCGGAATAACTTCCGCCACCTTGACACCGTCGCGAGTCTGGTAAATTGTCACGCCGATACCGCCGAACTCTTCGTCAGCCATAATCGGAGCCGCAAGCATCGCTGCAACAAGAGAAGCCTTGATAAACTTGTTCATAAATTCTCCTTGAAAATCCATTCAACCTAAATATATATTATTTAATCGTTTCGGCAACTCCATTTGTCAAGAAAACATCCCAAAACGGCAAACAGTTGACAAAAACGAAAGAAGAAACGCATCCTTTATTCCATAACCGATCCTCAGGGGCCGGTTTTCACGATTTTAGGTCGCTTTTTTACAACAAAATCGACAAGTGTCATCTTTTGCCATTCCAAAAATCTATATTTTGGATGAAAATAGAGTTTTTGCTCTTGTTCTCCTCTTGAAAACTAGACACTTTCATGGTTGCGGAGAATGGGGCGGA
The window above is part of the Fibrobacter sp. UWH4 genome. Proteins encoded here:
- a CDS encoding PDZ domain-containing protein; this encodes MNKFIKASLVAAMLAAPIMADEEFGGIGVTIYQTRDGVKVAEVIPGTPAAETKLQAGDVITAVDGVSLKGNDIEQSKSMLRGQVNKPLEITYTSEGESYTTVIRRAQITVKDLESEKVESWYKKSEFNAQELETYAAATESNSKQLVAVLQQGSLVATDKNVNATNLNGIYVQRANEFAPKASKQLNKPASSSLKGFNRKSISFNLSSAGNAVVTILNSDGAEVATLRADNAQPGFNTLRWNGENVPSGRYLVRIDHNGSVSGKNAVLK